ATCCCGAGCCGACCGACGCCGACATCGACAACGCCTTTGGCGGCAATCTCTGCCGGTGCGGCACCTATCCGCGCATCCGTGCCGCGGTCAAACGCGCCGCCGGCGCGCGTGCGGGAGCCTGATCGATGTCGCGTCTCGGAACGATCACGCGTCGCACGCTTCTCTTCGGCGCGGCAGCCGTCGCGGGCGGAGCGGCCTTCGGCTACTGGTATGTCCAGCGCCCCTACCCCAACCCGCTGGCCCAGGGCCTCGGCGAGGGCGAGGCGACCTTCAACCCCTTCGTCAAGATCGCGGCTGACGAGACGATCACCGTCATCGCTCCGCGCGCGGAGATGGGGCAAGGCATCTCGACCACGCTCGCAGCCTTCGTGGCCGAGGAACTCGACGTCTCGCTTAACCGCGTGACGGTGGAGCACGGACCAGCTTCATGGGCCTACTACAACGCGGCACTGATGGAGGACGCAGGCCCGTTTCCGTTCTTCGACGAAAGCGTGCTCGCGCAAATGACGCGCACCGCGTTCGGCACCGTGTCCAAGGTCCTTGGATTGCAGGCGACGGGCGGTTCCGCATCGACGCGTGACGGGTTCGATCGCATGCGTCAGGCAGGCGCCGCGACCCGCATGATGCTGGTCGAGGCCGCCGCCCGCCGGCTCGACGTTCCGGCCGGCGAACTCACGACCGATAGCGGCGCGGTGGTGCATGAGGCATCCGGCCAGTCCCTGACCTATGGCGCACTCGCCATCGACGCAGCCGCGCTTGCGGCTCCCTCGGACGTAAAGCTTCGCGACCGCGCGGAGTGGAAGCTGCTGGGAAAATCGCAGCCCCGCGTCGATATGGTCGCCAAAGTCACCGGCGCGCCGATCTTCGGTACGGACGTTTCCCTGCCCGACATGCTGTTCGGCACGGTGAAGATGAATCCCGTCTTCTGGCGCGAACCGCAGAACGCCGATCTATCCAAGGCACAAGCCATTCCGGGCGTCGTCAGGATCGTGCCTATCGCGTCCACCTACGGGCACGGCTTCGGCATCATCGCTACGAACACATGGGCCGCGTTCCGCGCGGCCGACCTGATCGAGGCGGATTGGGGCACGCCGGACTATCCCGCAGACGACGCCGCTATCCTTGCCACGCTGCAGCGCGCGCTGGACGACCCGGAATCCGGATCCGCGCTGCGCAATGACGGCGATGTCGAGATCGCATTCGCCGATGCCCCGCGCGAGCGCATGGTCGAGGCGGAATATGGCGTGCCGCTGCTGGCCCACGCCTGCATGGAACCGATGAACGCGACCGCAAGGTTCGCCGATGGCAAGCTCGAGATTTGGGCGCCAAACCAGATGCCGACCCTCTCCGAACAGTTGTGCGCCAGCGCAGTCGGCCTCGAAACCACCGACGTTACGGTGCACACGACCTCGATGGGCGGCGGCTTTGGCCGGCGCGAGGCCGACTTTTCGATCTATGCGGCCATCATGGCGAAGGAGACCGGCGGCAAACCGGTCAAGGTCATCTGGAGCCGCGAGGAAGACATCCGCCACGACGTCTATCGCCCGCCAGCGCAGGGACGTTTCCGCGCGCGCCTCGACGATGAGGGCCTGCCCGTCGCGCTCGACATGGCGATTGCAGCGCCATCCATTCTGGCAAGCGTGATGCGCCGGACGTTTCCGTCGCTGTCCCCCGTCGGCCCCGACGCCACGATCACGCAGGGCGCGCATGACCAGCCCTACACGATCGCCAATTACCGCGTTCGCGGCCTGAAGGCGGATGTGGGCGTTCCGGTCGGCTTCTGGCGTTCGGTCGGCTGTTCCTTCAACGGCTACTTCCATGAGAGTTTCATGGACGAGATCGCGACGGCCGGCGGCCTCGATCCGCTCGACCTGCGTCGACGCCTGATGGCCGACTATCCGACCGCGGTGGGAGTGGTCGACCGCGTCTCCGAGATGTCGAACTGGGCGCAGCCTCCTGCAGACGGCCGCGCGCGCGGATTTGCCTTCACGCTCGCCTTCGGCGGCTGGGTCGGCCAGGTCGTCGAGATCGCGGACACGCCTGCCGGCATCCGCATCGAGAAGGTCTGGATCGCCGCCGATGTCGGTGTCGCGCTGGACCCATCGATCCTGGAGGCGCAGCTCGTCTCGGGCGCCGTGTTCGGCCTGTCGTCCGCCATGAACCAGGCGGTCTCGCTGCGCGACGGCCAGATCGAGCAGTCGAATTTCCACGACTTCGATTCCATGCGCATCCATCAATGCCCGCAATTCGAAGTCGCTGTCCTCGAAAACGCCGAGAAGATGGGCGGCGCGGGCGAAATCGGAACGCCGCCCGCCGTGGCGGCCCTCGCCAATGCCGTCTTCGCCCTCACCGGCAAGCGGATACGCCAACTGCCTCTGTCGCGCGAGGTCGCCTTCGCATGAGACTGCGCGCGACACTCCTGACAAGCCTTGTCATCTTCCTGGCCCCTGTCGCATTGCCGACCGTGCTCGCTCAGACTAGTGAAGCACCGGTGCCGCAGGTCGACCGCGATGCGGGCCTTGCCGAGTGGGAGAGGGTCTATGAGGTCTTCGCACATCCACGCTGCGCAAACTGCCATGTCGAGGACGACCGACCGCGCTGGTCCGGCCCTCATTATGGCGCGACGCGCGTCCACGCTTTCAACGTCCAGCGCGGCGAAGACGGTTTCGGCAATCCCGGCCTGCGCTGCACGACCTGCCATATGGAAACGAATTCGCCGGTCCTGCATGGCCCGCCCGGCGCGGAAGCCTGGCATCTGGCGCCGCCCGAAATGGTGTGGTTCGACCAGTCGTCGGCCCAGATCTGCGCCCAGATCAAGGATCCCGAACGCAATGGCGGGCGGTCTCTCGATGAGGTCGCGGTACATGTTCGCGACGATGATCTCGTCGGCTGGGGCTGGGATCCGGGACCGGGCCGCGAGCCCGCACCGGGCTCCGCCGAGCAAACCTATCAGGCCATCCAGAGGTGGGCCGCCGCAGGCGCACCATGTCCGGAGGATTGATGAATACGTCAAGATTTCTGACTGTATCGCCGTATCGTAACGTTGTAGAAGCCCATGCCCTTCGCCTTGGAGGCGAAACGCTGGATTGAACAGGACGCGACGCAACCCCAAATATCGACCGTATCTTGCTGAGGGCAGGCGGTCCGGGCCGGGGCCTGCGCGTGGAAACCGAGCATGCCGAAAATCAAAGTTCACAAGATCGTTGCAATTGCAGTCCTGATTGCAACGGCAGCATGGGTCATTACGGGCGAGTTCAGCTCCGTCGGCAGTGCCGCCGATGAAGCGGAGGCTGCGCGCGCAGCCGCGCCGGAACAGGAACAGGCGCCGCTGCGCACTGTGGCCGTCGTCAAACCGCCGCGTCTCCAGCATTCCCGCGCCATCAGGATTTCCGGTCACACGGATGCCGACAAGCGTGCCATTCTCGGCACGCGCGCCGCAGGCGTGGTGGAAGAATTGCCGGTTCGTCAGGGCAGCCAGGTCAAGCGCGGCGACGTGATCGCCAAGCTGCAGGCGGAAGGCAAGGAAGCCGCCGTCGAAACGGCCCGTCAGTTGCTGTCCCAGCGCGAGGCGGAAGGCAAGGCGGCGCAAAGGCTCGCCGAGCGCGGCAGCATGCCTGCCTTGCAGCTCGACAATGCGATGTCCGCGCTTGCATCCGCGCGATCCCAGCTCGAAATGGCTCAGGCCGACCTCGACCGCAACATCCTGCGCGCACCGTTCGACGGCGTGATCGACAAGGTCGATGTCGAACTGGGAAGTTCCGTCCAGGTCGGCGCGACCGTCGCGACGCTCCTCAACCTCGATCCCATTCTCGCGCGCGGTGAAGTGTCCGAGCGCGACCTGCGATACGTCAAGCCGGGCGACAAGGCGGATGTGCGCCTGGTCAACGGCCAGGAAGTGGAAGGCGAGGTCCGCTACATCAGCCGCGATGCGACATCGGCCACGAGGACGTTCCGCGTCGAGGTGGCCATCCCCAATGAGGATCGCTCCGTGCCGGCCGGCATGACCGCCGAGATAACGCTGCGCGCGGACCCGGTCGACTCGACCGTCCTGCCGCGCTCCGTCGTGTCGCTGAGCAGGGACGGCGATCTCGGCGTCCGTGCCGTCGATGCCGACGACAAGGTCGTCTTCTACCCGATCGACCTCGTCGACGACACGCCGCGCGGCCTCGTCCTCGGGGGAATTCCGGCGGACGTGCGCATCATCGTGGCGGGCCAGGAACTGATTTCGGAGGGGGATGCGGTCAATCCGGTCGAGGCGGACCAGGAGACCATCAACAAGCTGATCGGCGAAGCGACCGGCGGGACACTGTAGCCCATGGATATCGTTGGCATTGCGATCCGCAACGCGCGGCTCACCATCTCCGTACTGCTCTTCTTTGTCATCGCCGGCGCGATGGCTTACATTGCGATTCCGAAGGAAGCGGAACCCGACGTCCCGATCCCGATCATCTATGTGAGCCTTGCCTATCAAGGCATCTCGCCGGAAGATTCGGAACGTCTGCTGCTTCGGCCGGTCGAAACCAAGCTCAAGAGCATCAAGGGCATCAAGGAGATGCGCTCGGCCGCCTATGAAGGCGGCGGGTACGTCCTGCTCGAATTCGACCCGTCGACCGACTTGAAGACGGCACTCGACGACACCCGTAACGGTGTCGACGATGCCCGCGCCGACATTCCGCAGGGCGCGGAAGAACCGACCGTCAACGAGGTCAACATTTCCGAGTTTCCGGTGCTCGTCGTGTCGCTGTCGGGCCATGTGCCCGAGCGGACGCTGACGGCGGCCGCGCGCGAACTCCGCGATCGTATCGAGGAAATCCCCGGCGTCCTGGAAGGCACGCTGCAGGGCGCCCGCGACGACCTCGTCGAGGTTGTCATCGACCCGGTCAAGCTGTCGTCATACGGGCTCCAGCTCGACCAGTTGCTGCAGGGCGTCGGTGCGTCGAACAGTTTGGTGGCCGCAGGCGCGCTGGAAGGAAGCGAAGGCAAATACGCGGTCAAGGTCCCTGCCCTGATCGAGACCGTCGAGGACGTCGCGAACCTGCCGATCGTGGCCGGCCCGAACGCAGTCGTGCGCGCGCAGGACCTTGCGACCATTCGCTCGACCTACAAGGACGCAGAGACGATCACGCGCCTGAACGGCGAGCCGGCAATCGCAATCGAGGTGAAGAAGCGGATCGGTTCCAACCTCGTCGACACCGTCGATGCGGTGAAGGCGCTCGCGGACGAGTACCAGCAGCAGCTCCCGGAAGGCGTCAGCGTCACCTATACGCAGGACAAGTCGGTCTTCATCAACCAGCTTCTCGGCGAGCTTCAGAACCACGTTCTGATTGCCGTGATCCTGGTGTTCATCGTCATTCTCTATGCCCTGTCGGGCCGCTCGTCGATCCTCATCGGCCTGGCGATTCCGTCCTCGTTCCTGATGGGCATCCTTCTGCTGGCGATGATGGGCTACACGATCAACATGATCGTGCTGTTCAGCCTCATTCTGGCGGTCGGCATGCTGGTGGACGACGCGATCATCGTCACCGAGTTCGCCGAGCGGCGAATGTCGGAGGGCATGCACCGCGTGCAGGCCTTCGAGCTTGCCGCCAAGCGCATGGCAGGTCCCGTCATCGCGGCCACCTTGACCCGCATCGCCGCCTTCTCGCCGCTCCTCTTCTGGCCCGGCATCGTCGGCGATTTCATGAAGTACATGCCGATCACGCTGATCGTGACGCTGGCCGCCTCGATGCTCTATGCGCTCGTCTTCACGCCCACGCTGGGCGCGATGTTCGGCAAGGCGCATGTCCACGAGGAAGGCGAGAATCGCGACGGCTGGTACATGGCAGTCGTCAACAAGGCGGTTCACTACCCGAAGACGGTCCTCATGATGGCTGTCGGGCTGCTCGTCGGCGTGATGTACAGCTATTCGCATTACGGCGCCGGCGTCGAGTTCTTCCCCAATGTGGAACCGGACTACGGCCTGCTCTACGTGCATGCGCGCGGCAACCTGTCCCTCACCGAGATGGACGCGGCGACCCGCGAGGCGGAGGGCCGGCTTCTCGGCTGGCCCGGTGTCAAGTCGGTCTATACCCGCGTTGGCCAGTCGCGCGGCGCGCAGGATATCCCCGAAGACGTCGTCGGCGTGATCCAGTACGAGTTCGTCGACTGGCGCGAGCGCAAGCCTGCCCATGAAATCCTCGACGAACTGCGCGTCGTGATGGCGGGCATCCCCGGCGTCGACGTTGAGGTTCGCGTGCCCGATGCCGGCCCGCCGACCGGCAAGCCGATCCAGATTCGCGTCTCGGCGGCCAATCCGGAAGGACTGGATGACCACGCTCGCGCCGTCGCCGCCAGAATTGCGGACATCCCCGGCGTCATCGATATCGCCGACGGCCTGCCCCCGCCCGGCGTCGACTGGGCGCTGTCGATCGACCGCACCAAGGCTGCGCAATACGGCATCAGCCCGATGGCCGTCGGCACCGTCGTCCAGCTCGTGACGGCCGGCCTGAAGCTGACGGACTATCGCCCGGCCGGCGCGGATGACGCGGTCGACATCCGCTTGCGTCTCCCCGAGGACCGGCGAACCCTGTCCTCGCTCGACCAGTTGCGGGTCCAGACGGCGCAAGGCGCCGTGCCGATCTCCAACTTCGTCACGCGCGGTGCGGAATCGCGCACCGGCATCCTCAACCGCATCGACGGCGAACGGACCGTGGTGGTTCAGGCAAACGTCGCATCCGGCATGCAGGTCGCCGCGGTCCAGGCCGAGGTTGCGGAGGCCATGGGCGGAATGGATATCGGACAGGCCAAATGGAAGCTGGCCGGGTCGAGCCAGGAGAGCGACGAGGCGAGCGCATTCCTTGCGAACGCCTTCGGAGCGGCTGTCTTCCTCATCTTCATCGTCCTGCTGGCTCAGTTCAACAAGTTCACCAGCGTGTTCCTCGTCCTCATGACCGTCGTCATGTCGACGATCGGCGTCTTCCTCGGACTTCTCCTCACGGACCAGGCCTTCGGCATCATCATGTCCGGCATCGGCGTGATTGCCCTGGCTGGCGTCGTCGTGAACAACAACATCGTTCTGATCGACACCTATGACCGGCTGCGCGACGAGGGCTGGAACAAGATGGATGCGGTGCTGCAGACATGCCGCGAGCGGGCGCGTCCGGTCGTGCTGACTGCGGCCGCCGCCATCCTCGGCGTTCTGCCGATCGCCTTCGGTCTCGGCCTCGAGCTGTTCCACCACGAGACGACGATCAATGCGCCGTCGACGCAGTGGTGGATTTCGCTGTCGAGCGCGATCGTCTACGGCCTGACCTTCGCAACGATCCTCACCCTCGTCGTCACGCCGGCGGCGTTGATGGTGTTCACCCGCGAGAAGCAGACCGGCGAACGCCAGAGCCTGCTGTCGCGCCTTCTCCGGCGCAAGCCGAAGGACGCGAAATCTGACGAGCCGGCGACGACGGACGGCGAATCCGGTCTCGACACGCCCGGGATCGCGTATCCGAAGGCGGCCGAATAGGCCTCAAACCAAGTTCCCGCGCGGCCTGCAACGATGGTCGCCGGGAACCTTTGAGCCCGCCTCCGCATTGATTTGACGTTTCACGCCTTTGGAAGGGGAACGTCATGTCTCTCGGCACAATACTTATTATCATCCTGATTCTGATCCTGCTCGGCGCGGTGCCGGCATGGCCGCATTCTCGTGCCTGGGGTTATGGCCCGTCCGGTATTCTCGGCGTCGTGCTGGTGATCGTTCTGATCCTGGTGCTGATGGGCAGAATCTAGCGCGCGATCCGATCCGCGTGCGCGCGTCATAAGAAAAGGCCCGATCGCGAAGGCGGTCGGGCCTTTCTGCGTTCGAAGCGCTGGAGCGCCCTATTCTGCCGGACCGGGATGCACGAAATCGGCGCTGCGCGCGAGGCCTGCCATCAGGCAGACCAGAACCAGAAAGCCCGACAGCGCGATGAAGATGGGCGAAAAACCCGTTCTCTCACCAATGAAACCGATGCCGGACGGCGCGACCAGAATGCCCGAATAGCCCATCGTCGTCACCACGCTCATGCCCGTGCTCGACGACATGCCCTCCTGATTGCCGGCCGCCGAAAACGCGATCGGCACCATGTTGGCGATGCCGAGGCCGGCAAAGGCGAATGCGGCGATCGCTATCATCGGCGTCGGCGCGAGGCCTGCCGTGAGCATGCCGACTGCCGCGATGAGGCTGGACACCCGCAGCGTGTTCACCGCGCCGAAGCGGTTGCGCACGGAATCGCCGACGAAGCGCATCGTCGCCATCGTGCCGGAGAAGGCAGCGAAGGCGAAACCGGCGGTGGCGATATCGGCTCCCATTTCCTGCTGCAGGTAGAGCGCGGCCCAGTCGAGGATCGAGCCTTCGGGGATCATCGAAAACAGCGCGACGAACCCGATCAGGTAGATCAGCGGGTTGGATGGAAGCTTGAAACCCTGTTGGCTCTGCGCTGCGGGCTGCTCGTCGGACACCACGAACTGGAACGCCGCCAGCACGATCGCGAGCGTCACGACCGTCACCATCACGGCATGCGGCAGATAGCCGAAGGACTGGATGGCCAACCCGCCAAGCGCGCCGCCTGCGAAACCGCCCAGGCTCCAGAACCCGTGCGACGACGACATGATCGCCTTGCCGAGCCGCTTTTCCACCGCCACCGCATTGGAATTCATGGCGACGTCCATCGCGCCGATGACACCGCCCAGGAAGAACATCGCCGGCGCGGCAAACCAGAGATTACCCGCAAGAGCGACGGACAAAAGCGCCACCGATGATAGGATAGCGAATCCCCGCAGAACCTTTTGTGATCCATGCCGCGACATCAGGAACCCTGCCCAGGGCATCGCGCACAACGCGCCGATACCGAACACGAGGATCAAAAAACCAAGCGTCGTTTCGCGGATATCCAGACGCGTGAGCAGAACGGGAATCTGCGGCGCCCAGCTCCCGATGATAAAGCCGT
This portion of the Mesorhizobium sp. CAU 1732 genome encodes:
- a CDS encoding molybdopterin cofactor-binding domain-containing protein; its protein translation is MSRLGTITRRTLLFGAAAVAGGAAFGYWYVQRPYPNPLAQGLGEGEATFNPFVKIAADETITVIAPRAEMGQGISTTLAAFVAEELDVSLNRVTVEHGPASWAYYNAALMEDAGPFPFFDESVLAQMTRTAFGTVSKVLGLQATGGSASTRDGFDRMRQAGAATRMMLVEAAARRLDVPAGELTTDSGAVVHEASGQSLTYGALAIDAAALAAPSDVKLRDRAEWKLLGKSQPRVDMVAKVTGAPIFGTDVSLPDMLFGTVKMNPVFWREPQNADLSKAQAIPGVVRIVPIASTYGHGFGIIATNTWAAFRAADLIEADWGTPDYPADDAAILATLQRALDDPESGSALRNDGDVEIAFADAPRERMVEAEYGVPLLAHACMEPMNATARFADGKLEIWAPNQMPTLSEQLCASAVGLETTDVTVHTTSMGGGFGRREADFSIYAAIMAKETGGKPVKVIWSREEDIRHDVYRPPAQGRFRARLDDEGLPVALDMAIAAPSILASVMRRTFPSLSPVGPDATITQGAHDQPYTIANYRVRGLKADVGVPVGFWRSVGCSFNGYFHESFMDEIATAGGLDPLDLRRRLMADYPTAVGVVDRVSEMSNWAQPPADGRARGFAFTLAFGGWVGQVVEIADTPAGIRIEKVWIAADVGVALDPSILEAQLVSGAVFGLSSAMNQAVSLRDGQIEQSNFHDFDSMRIHQCPQFEVAVLENAEKMGGAGEIGTPPAVAALANAVFALTGKRIRQLPLSREVAFA
- a CDS encoding efflux RND transporter periplasmic adaptor subunit gives rise to the protein MPKIKVHKIVAIAVLIATAAWVITGEFSSVGSAADEAEAARAAAPEQEQAPLRTVAVVKPPRLQHSRAIRISGHTDADKRAILGTRAAGVVEELPVRQGSQVKRGDVIAKLQAEGKEAAVETARQLLSQREAEGKAAQRLAERGSMPALQLDNAMSALASARSQLEMAQADLDRNILRAPFDGVIDKVDVELGSSVQVGATVATLLNLDPILARGEVSERDLRYVKPGDKADVRLVNGQEVEGEVRYISRDATSATRTFRVEVAIPNEDRSVPAGMTAEITLRADPVDSTVLPRSVVSLSRDGDLGVRAVDADDKVVFYPIDLVDDTPRGLVLGGIPADVRIIVAGQELISEGDAVNPVEADQETINKLIGEATGGTL
- a CDS encoding efflux RND transporter permease subunit, which encodes MDIVGIAIRNARLTISVLLFFVIAGAMAYIAIPKEAEPDVPIPIIYVSLAYQGISPEDSERLLLRPVETKLKSIKGIKEMRSAAYEGGGYVLLEFDPSTDLKTALDDTRNGVDDARADIPQGAEEPTVNEVNISEFPVLVVSLSGHVPERTLTAAARELRDRIEEIPGVLEGTLQGARDDLVEVVIDPVKLSSYGLQLDQLLQGVGASNSLVAAGALEGSEGKYAVKVPALIETVEDVANLPIVAGPNAVVRAQDLATIRSTYKDAETITRLNGEPAIAIEVKKRIGSNLVDTVDAVKALADEYQQQLPEGVSVTYTQDKSVFINQLLGELQNHVLIAVILVFIVILYALSGRSSILIGLAIPSSFLMGILLLAMMGYTINMIVLFSLILAVGMLVDDAIIVTEFAERRMSEGMHRVQAFELAAKRMAGPVIAATLTRIAAFSPLLFWPGIVGDFMKYMPITLIVTLAASMLYALVFTPTLGAMFGKAHVHEEGENRDGWYMAVVNKAVHYPKTVLMMAVGLLVGVMYSYSHYGAGVEFFPNVEPDYGLLYVHARGNLSLTEMDAATREAEGRLLGWPGVKSVYTRVGQSRGAQDIPEDVVGVIQYEFVDWRERKPAHEILDELRVVMAGIPGVDVEVRVPDAGPPTGKPIQIRVSAANPEGLDDHARAVAARIADIPGVIDIADGLPPPGVDWALSIDRTKAAQYGISPMAVGTVVQLVTAGLKLTDYRPAGADDAVDIRLRLPEDRRTLSSLDQLRVQTAQGAVPISNFVTRGAESRTGILNRIDGERTVVVQANVASGMQVAAVQAEVAEAMGGMDIGQAKWKLAGSSQESDEASAFLANAFGAAVFLIFIVLLAQFNKFTSVFLVLMTVVMSTIGVFLGLLLTDQAFGIIMSGIGVIALAGVVVNNNIVLIDTYDRLRDEGWNKMDAVLQTCRERARPVVLTAAAAILGVLPIAFGLGLELFHHETTINAPSTQWWISLSSAIVYGLTFATILTLVVTPAALMVFTREKQTGERQSLLSRLLRRKPKDAKSDEPATTDGESGLDTPGIAYPKAAE
- a CDS encoding DUF3309 family protein, with protein sequence MSLGTILIIILILILLGAVPAWPHSRAWGYGPSGILGVVLVIVLILVLMGRI
- a CDS encoding MFS transporter, producing MNAADTLETARRGRWAVAAMFFANGFIIGSWAPQIPVLLTRLDIRETTLGFLILVFGIGALCAMPWAGFLMSRHGSQKVLRGFAILSSVALLSVALAGNLWFAAPAMFFLGGVIGAMDVAMNSNAVAVEKRLGKAIMSSSHGFWSLGGFAGGALGGLAIQSFGYLPHAVMVTVVTLAIVLAAFQFVVSDEQPAAQSQQGFKLPSNPLIYLIGFVALFSMIPEGSILDWAALYLQQEMGADIATAGFAFAAFSGTMATMRFVGDSVRNRFGAVNTLRVSSLIAAVGMLTAGLAPTPMIAIAAFAFAGLGIANMVPIAFSAAGNQEGMSSSTGMSVVTTMGYSGILVAPSGIGFIGERTGFSPIFIALSGFLVLVCLMAGLARSADFVHPGPAE